A single Halogeometricum rufum DNA region contains:
- a CDS encoding ABC transporter permease subunit produces the protein MSWVVVARKDFRDARLSKALWAITAAFVLLSAGMAVLYATVPELSRDIGELSTLGYLTLLLAVMTLFVSIAAIVIGAGSIAGERDRGSSKLLLGFPHSRADVVLGKLLGRTAVLAVAILVGLAVTLAVILALFPSFSPVDYAIFAGVTLLFALVYVGIMVAVSATTGSGGRAMAFGVGVFVLLEFLGDLLAPAVMFVVNGFSFGGLTTVPGWYAFLNVVTPSAAYQNALGWFLGDGTTAALSLGGMLGGPVPFYLTGWASVTVLVVWLVVPLVFGYRRFAAADL, from the coding sequence ATGAGCTGGGTCGTCGTTGCCCGGAAAGATTTCCGGGACGCGCGGCTCTCGAAAGCCCTCTGGGCCATCACCGCCGCATTCGTGCTCCTCTCGGCAGGGATGGCGGTCCTCTATGCGACGGTTCCGGAACTCAGCCGGGATATCGGCGAACTGAGTACCCTCGGCTACCTGACGCTCCTGCTGGCCGTGATGACGCTGTTCGTCTCCATCGCGGCCATCGTCATCGGGGCGGGCTCGATCGCCGGTGAACGCGACCGCGGCTCAAGCAAGCTCCTGCTGGGCTTTCCCCACAGCCGCGCGGACGTAGTTCTCGGAAAACTCCTCGGACGCACCGCGGTACTCGCGGTCGCCATTCTCGTCGGCCTCGCGGTCACGCTGGCGGTGATCCTCGCACTGTTCCCGTCGTTCTCCCCGGTCGACTACGCGATCTTCGCCGGGGTCACGCTCCTGTTCGCCCTCGTGTACGTGGGCATCATGGTCGCCGTCTCCGCGACGACCGGGAGCGGTGGACGGGCGATGGCGTTCGGAGTCGGGGTGTTCGTCCTCCTCGAGTTCCTCGGTGACCTCCTCGCGCCGGCGGTCATGTTCGTCGTGAACGGGTTCTCTTTCGGAGGGCTCACGACGGTCCCTGGGTGGTACGCCTTCCTCAACGTCGTCACGCCGTCCGCTGCCTACCAGAACGCGCTCGGGTGGTTCCTCGGTGACGGCACGACGGCAGCCCTGAGCCTCGGCGGGATGTTGGGCGGTCCGGTCCCGTTCTACCTCACGGGATGGGCTAGCGTAACCGTCCTCGTGGTCTGGCTCGTCGTTCCGCTGGTGTTCGGCTACCGGCGTTTTGCCGCCGCAGACCTCTGA
- a CDS encoding ABC transporter ATP-binding protein: MSQLDTRADPLADEIAIELVGLGKQYGDVTALNDVTLTVRRGEIFGFLGPNGAGKSTTIDILLDFVRPTGGTATVLGYDAQDDSLAVRQAVGVLPDGYHLYDRLTARQHLEFAIASKGSDDDPVELLERVGIADAADRKAGGFSKGMKQRLVLAMALAGSPELLILDEPSTGLDPNGAREMREIIRAERDHGATVFFSSHVLEQVEAVCDRVGILRNGKLVAVDTIDALRDALGTDARLVLTVQSVTDDVIDAVTALPGVADVHADSETRLTVTCAPETKTAVMHAVEVAGETIVDFDIEETSLEEMFAAYTTEDDTDTSSKDGEAEPATPSAGGEEVRA, translated from the coding sequence ATGAGTCAACTCGATACACGAGCCGACCCTCTCGCCGACGAGATCGCGATCGAACTTGTTGGACTCGGCAAGCAGTACGGCGACGTCACTGCGCTCAACGATGTAACACTCACCGTCCGCAGAGGGGAGATATTCGGCTTCCTCGGGCCGAACGGCGCAGGGAAGTCGACGACCATCGACATCCTCCTTGATTTCGTTCGCCCGACGGGAGGGACGGCGACCGTCCTCGGCTACGATGCACAGGACGATTCGCTAGCCGTTCGGCAGGCTGTCGGGGTCCTTCCCGACGGCTATCACCTCTACGACCGCCTGACGGCCCGACAGCACCTCGAATTCGCGATCGCCTCGAAGGGCAGTGACGACGACCCGGTCGAACTGCTGGAGCGCGTCGGCATCGCCGACGCGGCTGACCGGAAGGCCGGCGGCTTCTCGAAGGGCATGAAACAGCGGCTCGTCCTCGCGATGGCGCTCGCTGGCTCACCGGAACTCCTCATCCTCGACGAGCCGTCGACGGGACTCGACCCGAACGGCGCTCGCGAGATGCGCGAGATCATTCGGGCGGAGCGTGACCACGGGGCGACGGTGTTCTTCTCCTCGCACGTCCTCGAACAGGTCGAGGCGGTCTGTGACCGCGTTGGCATCCTCCGGAACGGCAAACTGGTCGCCGTCGACACGATCGACGCACTGCGAGATGCCCTCGGGACTGATGCCCGACTGGTCCTCACCGTCCAGTCGGTGACCGACGACGTGATCGACGCGGTTACTGCTCTTCCGGGTGTCGCCGACGTCCACGCTGACAGCGAGACTCGCCTGACGGTGACCTGTGCGCCCGAGACGAAGACGGCTGTGATGCACGCCGTCGAAGTGGCTGGAGAGACTATCGTCGATTTCGATATCGAGGAGACGTCCCTCGAGGAGATGTTCGCCGCCTACACGACGGAGGACGACACGGACACGAGCAGCAAGGACGGCGAAGCCGAGCCCGCGACTCCCTCGGCTGGCGGCGAGGAGGTGCGCGCATGA
- a CDS encoding CPBP family intramembrane glutamic endopeptidase → MAVERAAPKFEVPPDVYIGAFVVITLVVSWSISLLIVTDSIPGYTTTVLMLTPAVVVLALRRIQGQSIVGTIVSSIRGATIPSLGFAFLYPALFIGSVGAIALASGLGVYQPGPQNFVVMVIEQFGFAVLAIVLFEQLVRMYGEELGWRGYLLPALTEKWGRAGATAAVGVVWALFHSAFLYRAAAVTGVGDPLTVAVVQAIAVFAISFPFAYCYFLSNGSVLPVAILHLVWNILNPWVLGSIYANEQGFIAGEVFLVTGEGILGAVFGLVMIAVFIVLFRREVLIRS, encoded by the coding sequence ATGGCTGTTGAACGGGCCGCCCCAAAATTCGAGGTGCCGCCGGACGTGTATATCGGCGCATTCGTGGTGATTACATTAGTCGTTAGCTGGTCGATATCGCTACTGATCGTCACCGATTCGATTCCAGGTTACACGACAACCGTGCTGATGCTCACGCCCGCTGTCGTCGTTCTCGCCCTTCGCCGGATCCAGGGTCAGTCCATCGTCGGAACGATCGTGTCCTCGATTCGCGGTGCGACCATCCCGTCGCTCGGATTCGCGTTCCTCTACCCGGCCCTGTTTATCGGCAGCGTCGGTGCCATCGCCCTCGCGAGTGGTCTCGGCGTCTACCAGCCGGGCCCACAGAACTTCGTGGTCATGGTCATCGAACAGTTCGGGTTCGCCGTCCTGGCGATTGTCCTATTCGAGCAGCTCGTCAGAATGTACGGCGAGGAGTTAGGCTGGCGGGGATACCTACTCCCGGCACTGACCGAAAAATGGGGACGAGCGGGTGCCACGGCGGCCGTGGGTGTCGTCTGGGCGCTGTTTCACTCCGCATTCCTCTACCGGGCGGCCGCAGTGACCGGTGTCGGTGACCCCCTCACCGTCGCTGTCGTTCAGGCGATCGCCGTGTTCGCCATCTCGTTCCCATTCGCGTACTGTTACTTCCTCTCGAACGGAAGCGTCCTGCCCGTGGCGATTCTGCACCTCGTCTGGAACATCCTCAACCCGTGGGTTCTGGGAAGTATCTACGCGAACGAACAGGGTTTCATCGCCGGCGAGGTCTTCCTCGTCACTGGCGAAGGAATTCTCGGAGCGGTGTTCGGTCTCGTCATGATCGCTGTGTTCATCGTCCTGTTCCGGCGGGAGGTGTTGATCCGATCGTGA
- a CDS encoding CPBP family intramembrane glutamic endopeptidase — MVRLLIGFVVIATFAVVGTIVADLVSVAFVQPLSFGYLVLTTLGLGLGAVIGALVVARYIDQRPVTDYGFRERKVWGRDLVVGAGLALIAQTVAVGVALSAGWAVVVDTIVAGPEGFILGLVGALLLFAVVGFYEELVARGVVLKNVAEGFANYGTVPAVLAAIIVSSVVFGIVHSANAGASLASVVVIAVIAITVAASYVLTGRLALAIGFHTSWNISMGVLFGQPVSGIELPAHILALEVTGPTSWTGGAFGFEAGFLGVVAGFVGLVGVITYVYVVEGSLRIDPGLLVPTLRGRSDEESAGIRGDSRVDDVYAESNIDVGHDGSVTLEK, encoded by the coding sequence TTGGTCCGACTCCTCATCGGGTTCGTCGTGATCGCGACATTCGCTGTCGTCGGAACGATTGTCGCTGACCTCGTATCAGTGGCATTCGTGCAACCACTCTCGTTCGGCTACCTTGTCCTTACCACACTTGGACTCGGTCTCGGGGCCGTCATTGGTGCCCTCGTGGTTGCTCGCTACATCGATCAGCGACCGGTTACTGACTACGGGTTTCGAGAGCGAAAGGTATGGGGGCGTGATCTCGTGGTTGGTGCCGGGCTAGCCCTCATCGCGCAAACTGTTGCTGTCGGCGTCGCGCTATCCGCAGGATGGGCTGTCGTGGTCGATACAATCGTCGCTGGACCCGAAGGATTCATTCTGGGACTGGTCGGCGCATTGCTCCTCTTTGCAGTCGTCGGCTTCTACGAAGAACTCGTGGCTCGTGGGGTCGTTCTGAAGAACGTTGCCGAGGGGTTTGCGAACTATGGGACGGTCCCGGCCGTCCTTGCTGCCATCATCGTTTCTAGCGTCGTGTTCGGTATCGTTCACTCGGCGAACGCCGGCGCCTCACTCGCCTCCGTGGTCGTGATTGCAGTTATTGCGATTACGGTCGCAGCGAGCTACGTGTTGACTGGTCGACTCGCGCTCGCGATTGGGTTCCACACCAGTTGGAACATCTCGATGGGAGTCCTGTTCGGCCAGCCCGTGAGTGGCATCGAACTTCCGGCCCACATTCTCGCCCTCGAAGTGACGGGACCGACCAGTTGGACTGGCGGGGCCTTCGGTTTCGAAGCCGGATTCTTGGGTGTGGTTGCAGGCTTTGTTGGACTCGTCGGCGTCATCACGTACGTCTACGTCGTCGAGGGGAGTCTCCGTATAGATCCTGGCCTGCTCGTTCCCACCCTTCGAGGCCGAAGTGACGAAGAGAGCGCTGGGATACGTGGCGACAGCCGCGTTGATGACGTGTACGCCGAATCTAATATCGACGTTGGCCACGACGGGAGCGTTACTCTCGAGAAGTAG
- a CDS encoding helix-turn-helix domain-containing protein, with amino-acid sequence MAIFGEFRVPPRAFALSETFEVEPEAVVQIDRVVASDMESLTPYFMVSGVSNAAFEAAASSDGSIDSLQQILDGDLGTMYRAIWVESVESLVQAYTNEGTSILKAKGTADGWVLRIRFDDHALIGEFTSHLRDQGFSFDLVRLHEMSYAQTGSQFGLTPKQHEALVTAWQMGFFDLPRETSMAAVAEELDITPQSLSDRLRRAQNTLIGDALRVAMPTSQDSSADD; translated from the coding sequence ATGGCCATCTTTGGAGAGTTCCGCGTCCCTCCGCGAGCCTTCGCACTCTCCGAGACGTTCGAGGTTGAGCCGGAGGCTGTCGTCCAGATCGACCGAGTCGTCGCCTCGGATATGGAGTCCCTGACCCCGTACTTCATGGTCTCCGGGGTGTCGAACGCGGCCTTCGAAGCCGCCGCCAGTTCGGACGGGTCGATCGATTCCCTCCAGCAGATACTGGACGGCGACCTGGGTACGATGTATCGTGCGATATGGGTAGAGAGCGTCGAATCCCTCGTACAGGCGTACACGAACGAGGGGACATCGATCCTGAAAGCCAAGGGGACGGCCGACGGGTGGGTTCTTCGAATCCGATTCGATGACCATGCATTGATCGGCGAGTTTACCTCCCATCTCCGCGATCAAGGGTTCTCGTTCGACCTCGTCCGCCTCCACGAGATGTCCTACGCGCAGACGGGCAGCCAGTTCGGACTCACCCCGAAACAACACGAGGCGCTGGTAACAGCGTGGCAGATGGGCTTCTTTGATCTTCCGAGGGAGACGTCGATGGCGGCCGTCGCTGAAGAACTCGATATCACCCCCCAGTCACTCTCTGACCGCCTTCGCCGAGCGCAGAACACGCTCATCGGCGATGCGCTACGCGTGGCTATGCCGACGAGCCAGGATAGCTCCGCGGACGATTGA
- a CDS encoding alpha/beta fold hydrolase: MNTRSRSGHEPIATDSPEISGATADSVDGGTRSAGVSRFGELYENAISVLLEEAITDHWVETRAGRTHVLTAGDPTAPPVMVFQGGNVTNPVTLAWVQGLADAYYLIAPDTPGQPGWSDPHEPDEYGPWVVDVLDGLGIDRAAMVGMSHGGGILLETAVHAPDRITGAVLVAPAGFGTPLSPALARIVALSLVYRAVPRRGLLTRALAPMFSDSIRSVDDVVIETVGQALRTGDLKAAFPGPDDPAALAGFDAPTLLVLGERDPFFPAGRIRPQVKQTLPSLVECLTLAGERHFLSTTGQGRATDHIRTFLAELYGPEE, encoded by the coding sequence ATGAATACACGATCCCGCTCTGGTCACGAACCCATCGCCACCGACAGCCCAGAGATCTCCGGGGCAACTGCTGACTCGGTCGACGGCGGTACTCGCTCTGCCGGCGTGTCTCGGTTCGGGGAACTCTACGAGAACGCTATCAGTGTCCTCCTTGAGGAAGCCATCACTGATCACTGGGTCGAGACCCGCGCGGGTCGAACGCACGTCCTCACTGCCGGGGATCCCACTGCGCCGCCGGTAATGGTATTCCAAGGCGGTAACGTCACGAATCCGGTGACCCTCGCATGGGTTCAGGGACTTGCGGATGCATACTACCTCATCGCGCCGGATACCCCCGGACAGCCGGGCTGGAGCGACCCGCACGAACCCGACGAGTACGGTCCGTGGGTCGTCGACGTACTCGATGGCCTCGGAATCGATCGGGCAGCGATGGTCGGAATGTCCCATGGCGGGGGAATTCTCCTGGAGACGGCCGTTCACGCCCCAGACCGAATCACCGGCGCCGTACTGGTCGCCCCCGCAGGTTTTGGCACCCCTCTTTCGCCGGCTCTCGCCCGAATCGTCGCTCTCTCGCTGGTCTATCGGGCCGTCCCACGACGCGGGTTGTTGACCCGTGCTCTCGCCCCGATGTTCAGCGATTCGATACGGTCTGTTGACGACGTCGTGATCGAGACAGTCGGGCAAGCGCTTCGGACGGGTGATCTCAAAGCTGCCTTCCCCGGTCCGGACGACCCGGCGGCACTGGCCGGGTTCGACGCACCGACCCTGCTGGTCTTGGGCGAACGGGATCCGTTCTTCCCCGCGGGTCGAATTCGCCCACAGGTCAAGCAAACGCTGCCATCGCTCGTGGAGTGTCTCACCTTGGCCGGCGAACGCCACTTCCTCTCGACTACTGGGCAGGGTCGTGCGACCGACCATATCCGGACGTTCTTGGCTGAACTGTACGGTCCCGAGGAATGA
- a CDS encoding CBS domain-containing protein, protein MDISEILSSKFTEFDIGTPLSKVAGAFENQELDAVVVTDGDEYRGIVSRRQLASSSNQPSAKVGSQVQHVPTVGRTEDVREVARLMIGSDAKTLPVLHDDRVVGVVTADAVLEAVRPFLDAATVEDTYTGKLISATPETTIGKALNMLREAGIAHLPVVDGDALAGMVSLYDVIEFTTRGGSKSQGGSSSNFGGRGGGGKNRGGFGSREGDADRMLDLPVRNLMSDAVVTVERSAPLDEVVETMFEQEISSLVVTTDDTDEPVGIVTKTDVIEALTWERDDRNAVQVFGLDLLEGMDYDDVASLIEGMASKYGEMSVIKASIEIQEHKEQSRGVPLVLARIRLVTDRGYFTADGEGYGASHALRLAANAVERQLLKGKTYGQSKKHPDTDEQEQLYGWWLGG, encoded by the coding sequence ATGGATATCTCTGAGATCCTCTCCTCAAAGTTCACGGAGTTCGACATCGGCACACCGCTCTCGAAGGTTGCCGGGGCATTCGAGAATCAAGAACTCGATGCCGTCGTCGTCACAGACGGCGACGAGTATCGCGGCATCGTTAGTCGCCGACAGCTGGCTTCCTCGTCGAATCAGCCGTCTGCGAAGGTCGGCTCACAAGTACAGCACGTCCCGACAGTCGGCCGTACCGAGGACGTCCGTGAGGTCGCGCGACTCATGATCGGTAGCGACGCAAAAACGCTCCCCGTACTCCACGACGACCGTGTCGTCGGTGTGGTGACCGCCGACGCCGTCCTCGAGGCTGTCCGTCCGTTTCTCGACGCGGCGACTGTCGAGGACACCTACACAGGGAAGCTGATCAGCGCGACTCCTGAAACCACGATCGGGAAAGCGCTCAACATGCTTCGAGAAGCCGGAATCGCCCATCTCCCGGTCGTCGACGGGGACGCCCTCGCTGGAATGGTGAGCCTGTACGACGTTATCGAGTTCACGACGCGAGGTGGCAGTAAGAGTCAGGGTGGTTCGTCGAGTAACTTCGGCGGCCGCGGTGGCGGAGGGAAGAATCGTGGCGGGTTCGGCTCGCGTGAGGGCGACGCCGACCGAATGCTCGACCTACCGGTACGGAACCTGATGTCCGATGCAGTCGTGACGGTAGAACGGAGCGCACCGCTCGACGAGGTCGTCGAGACGATGTTCGAGCAGGAGATCTCCTCACTCGTCGTCACGACCGACGACACCGACGAACCGGTCGGTATCGTCACGAAGACGGACGTCATCGAGGCACTCACCTGGGAGCGCGACGACCGAAACGCCGTGCAGGTGTTCGGGCTCGACCTGCTGGAGGGGATGGACTACGACGACGTCGCCTCGCTGATCGAGGGCATGGCCTCGAAGTACGGCGAGATGAGCGTGATCAAGGCCAGCATCGAAATTCAGGAGCACAAGGAACAGAGTCGGGGCGTGCCACTCGTGCTCGCACGGATTCGATTAGTAACTGATCGTGGCTACTTCACTGCAGACGGGGAGGGGTACGGTGCCTCTCACGCCCTCCGTCTCGCAGCGAACGCCGTCGAACGCCAACTCCTCAAGGGGAAGACCTACGGCCAGTCGAAAAAGCATCCCGACACAGACGAGCAGGAACAGCTCTACGGCTGGTGGCTCGGCGGGTGA
- a CDS encoding BCCT family transporter: MSSETDEATGGSGTEEETVGELSEGLQVELFHPDTERKPGDTNVERWGFDVHPQVFPIACAVIALFIGLTLAFKSGSADVFGTGQTIISAGGGWFYILAVNVFILVILYFALSKYGSIRIGGVEADREFTTFSWMAMLFSAGMGIGLMFFSVAEPISHFGSVPPFFAGVESGTRAAGTAGMAMTYFHWGIHPWAIYALVGLGLAFFSFNRGLPLTFRSIFWPLLGERIYGWPGHLIDILSVMATLFGLSTSLGIGVQQVNAGFTVLSGQYLSTTIPQATWVQVALIAGITAIATLSVAAGLDGGVRRLSELNLYLMLAFLALMLAVGPTLYLLRGFVSSIGTYVGVLPELAFWTQTAGGTTWQSGWTIFYWGWWISWSPFVGMFIARISKGRTVREFVLAVLILPSLFSFFWMSTFGGSALFVELETSATLVGAVDENVATAMFELFSFYPLTALLSVIGVVLVITFFVTSSDSGSLVIDHLTSGGKYDVPVTQRVFWAVAEGAVAAVLLIGGGLGALQTAAIAAGLPFAFVLLLMCYTVYLGLDSEYEIMESDEFAEWVERIEAQNNIPPAGSEDVVREGDDSGDVTSGDD; the protein is encoded by the coding sequence GTGTCGTCCGAGACTGACGAGGCCACGGGCGGATCCGGCACTGAGGAGGAGACGGTCGGCGAACTGTCCGAGGGTCTCCAGGTCGAACTGTTCCACCCGGACACCGAGCGTAAGCCGGGCGACACGAACGTCGAACGATGGGGGTTCGACGTCCACCCGCAGGTGTTCCCGATCGCCTGCGCGGTGATCGCACTGTTCATCGGCCTCACGCTGGCGTTCAAGTCGGGGTCGGCGGACGTCTTCGGGACCGGGCAGACGATCATCTCTGCGGGTGGTGGGTGGTTCTACATCCTCGCAGTGAACGTCTTCATCCTCGTCATTCTGTACTTCGCACTGAGCAAGTACGGGAGTATCCGCATCGGCGGCGTCGAGGCTGATAGGGAGTTCACGACCTTCTCCTGGATGGCGATGTTGTTCAGCGCCGGGATGGGAATCGGCCTGATGTTCTTCAGCGTCGCCGAGCCGATCTCCCACTTCGGATCCGTGCCGCCGTTTTTCGCGGGCGTGGAGAGCGGAACCAGGGCCGCTGGCACGGCGGGGATGGCGATGACCTACTTTCACTGGGGCATCCACCCCTGGGCGATATACGCGCTCGTCGGACTCGGACTGGCGTTTTTCTCGTTCAATCGCGGGCTTCCACTGACCTTTCGGTCCATCTTCTGGCCGTTGCTCGGCGAGCGAATCTACGGGTGGCCGGGCCATCTCATCGACATCCTCTCTGTCATGGCGACGCTGTTCGGCCTCTCGACGTCGCTCGGGATCGGCGTCCAGCAGGTCAACGCCGGCTTCACGGTCCTCTCAGGCCAGTATCTCTCGACGACAATCCCCCAAGCAACGTGGGTGCAGGTCGCGCTCATCGCGGGCATCACCGCCATCGCGACGCTGTCGGTCGCCGCGGGCCTCGACGGCGGCGTCCGCAGACTCAGCGAGTTGAACCTGTATCTTATGCTCGCGTTCCTCGCGCTGATGCTCGCCGTCGGGCCGACGCTGTACCTCCTCAGAGGGTTCGTCTCCAGTATCGGAACCTACGTCGGCGTCCTTCCCGAGTTGGCGTTCTGGACCCAGACCGCCGGAGGCACGACCTGGCAGAGCGGCTGGACTATCTTCTACTGGGGATGGTGGATCTCGTGGTCGCCGTTCGTCGGCATGTTCATCGCCCGTATCTCGAAGGGCCGGACCGTCCGCGAGTTCGTGCTCGCAGTCCTCATTTTACCCTCGCTGTTTTCGTTCTTCTGGATGTCCACGTTCGGCGGGTCGGCCCTGTTCGTCGAACTGGAGACGAGTGCTACCCTCGTCGGGGCGGTCGACGAGAACGTCGCGACTGCGATGTTCGAGCTATTCTCGTTTTATCCGCTGACCGCGCTGTTGTCGGTCATCGGGGTCGTGCTCGTGATCACCTTCTTCGTCACCTCGTCGGACTCCGGGTCGCTGGTGATCGACCACCTGACCTCCGGCGGGAAATACGACGTCCCAGTCACCCAGCGGGTCTTCTGGGCTGTCGCCGAAGGTGCCGTCGCGGCCGTCCTGTTGATCGGGGGCGGACTCGGCGCGCTCCAGACCGCCGCGATCGCGGCTGGCCTCCCCTTCGCGTTCGTTCTCTTGTTGATGTGCTATACGGTCTACCTGGGGCTCGACAGCGAATACGAGATCATGGAATCCGACGAGTTCGCCGAGTGGGTAGAACGGATCGAGGCGCAGAACAATATCCCCCCGGCCGGGAGCGAGGACGTCGTGAGAGAGGGAGACGATAGTGGCGATGTGACCAGTGGCGACGACTGA
- a CDS encoding CPBP family intramembrane glutamic endopeptidase has protein sequence MIAVTVVSRVALEALFPSLTLHGIGLILNWVFVALVVGLVAWLGWWEKIRLTAPVNRRALIYLLPFAAMVFVPVAFGFAIPDVSLVEGTTLPAWAALFVVVVGVALGAAVSEELLYRGVLLRALEPRGRVLAVVLPAVVFGLSHVSQVILGNSLAEWLPQMILIIPLGIGLGAVAFRLESLWPLVLWHFSVDVTGLLVANPSPLMDLAAIGLIFVVFVVGVSLLWQDRRLEAPRTRARTELPE, from the coding sequence ATGATCGCGGTCACAGTCGTCAGTCGCGTCGCACTCGAGGCGCTGTTCCCGAGTCTCACTCTCCACGGTATCGGCCTGATCCTCAACTGGGTCTTCGTCGCCCTGGTCGTCGGTCTCGTCGCGTGGCTCGGTTGGTGGGAGAAGATACGCCTCACGGCACCCGTCAACCGCCGCGCGCTGATCTATCTGCTCCCGTTCGCCGCGATGGTGTTCGTCCCGGTTGCGTTCGGATTCGCCATCCCGGACGTATCGCTGGTCGAGGGCACGACGCTTCCCGCGTGGGCCGCTCTGTTCGTCGTCGTTGTCGGCGTCGCACTCGGCGCAGCCGTCTCGGAGGAACTCCTCTACCGCGGCGTGTTGCTCCGGGCACTCGAACCACGTGGTCGCGTTCTGGCCGTCGTTCTACCGGCCGTCGTGTTCGGCCTCTCGCACGTCTCACAGGTCATCCTCGGCAACTCCCTCGCCGAGTGGCTCCCCCAGATGATCCTGATCATCCCGCTGGGAATCGGCCTCGGGGCCGTCGCCTTCCGACTGGAGAGCCTCTGGCCACTCGTCCTCTGGCATTTCTCGGTCGACGTTACGGGTCTGTTGGTCGCGAATCCCTCGCCCCTGATGGATCTCGCGGCCATTGGCCTGATATTCGTCGTCTTCGTGGTCGGCGTGAGTCTCCTCTGGCAGGATCGACGACTCGAGGCGCCGCGAACGCGTGCGCGGACCGAACTTCCAGAGTGA